Proteins found in one Aspergillus chevalieri M1 DNA, chromosome 2, nearly complete sequence genomic segment:
- a CDS encoding S-(hydroxymethyl)glutathione synthase (COG:Q;~EggNog:ENOG410PJRY;~InterPro:IPR014185,IPR011057,IPR006913;~PFAM:PF04828;~go_function: GO:0008270 - zinc ion binding [Evidence IEA];~go_function: GO:0016846 - carbon-sulfur lyase activity [Evidence IEA];~go_function: GO:0051907 - S-(hydroxymethyl)glutathione synthase activity [Evidence IEA];~go_process: GO:0046294 - formaldehyde catabolic process [Evidence IEA]), which produces MPSIHPLIDNGITKGDPNFSGGDLYCHCPSDKVKVTLKSNVAHNHACGCSKCWKPAGSLFSIVGVVPRDALSVTANPQKLITVDNTASIIRNACKDCGVHLYGRIEKDHPFKGLDFVHAELSDTKGWQEPQFAGFVSSIIEQGYRPEGMGEIRGKFKENGLETYDVLSPALMDLIATYTAKASGALSANL; this is translated from the coding sequence CGACAACGGCATCACCAAAGGCGACCCCAATTTCTCCGGCGGCGACCTCTACTGCCACTGCCCATCAGACAAAGTCAAAGTTACCCTCAAAAGCAACGTCGCCCACAACCACGCCTGCGGCTGCTCCAAATGCTGGAAACCAGCGGGCTCCCTATTCTCAATTGTCGGCGTCGTCCCCCGCGACGCTTTGAGCGTGACCGCAAACCCACAGAAACTCATCACTGTCGACAACACAGCCAGCATCATCCGTAACGCGTGCAAGGACTGTGGCGTGCATTTGTACGGGCGCATTGAGAAGGATCATCCCTTTAAGGGGTTGGATTTCGTGCATGCTGAgttgtcggatacgaagggTTGGCAGGAGCCGCAATTTGCGGGATTTGTGTCGTCGATTATTGAGCAGGGATATCGGCCTGAGGGGATGGGGGAGATTAGGGGGAAATTCAAGGAGAATGGGTTGGAGACGTATGATGTTTTGTCGCCGGCGCTGATGGATTTGATTGCGACTTATACAGCCAAGGCTTCGGGGGCGTTGTCGGCTAACCTGTAG